The following coding sequences lie in one Enterococcus sp. 9E7_DIV0242 genomic window:
- a CDS encoding DEAD/DEAH box helicase, whose translation MKAVLHRYQDYSKDWILDHPYCALLLDMGLGKTLSSLSAIVELLTTFEIIENVLVIAPLSVAEKTWTDEIEKWDHLQYLTTSKILGSEKQRLEALNKKADVYLINRENVVWLVEHFGRKWPFKTVIIDELSSFKSSSSKRFKALRKVRPFMKQVIGLTGTPSPNSLIDLWAQIYLLDQGQRLGKTITEYRNRYFVPAQKNGHVVYSWQLIPGAEEQIYEKISDICISMKAKDFLKLPPRTDNIVEVELSEESKRKYKELERHYVLELADSDVVASNAATLSNKLLQLSNGCIYDENNEAQEIHTEKLEALERIMEDAQGQPVLIFYQYKHDLARIQQRFKQVKVLDVKAGDIQKWNAGKLPMLLAHPQSAGHGLNLQQGGHIIVWFGLTWSLEYYQQANARLDRQGQQDPVIIHHLVTKGTIDEQVIQALKNKETGQEALMAAVKAKIQEAKANV comes from the coding sequence ATGAAAGCCGTATTACACCGATACCAAGACTATTCAAAAGACTGGATTCTTGACCACCCCTATTGTGCTTTACTGCTAGACATGGGACTGGGAAAAACTCTTTCCAGTTTGTCCGCCATCGTGGAATTATTAACCACGTTTGAAATCATTGAAAATGTTCTAGTGATCGCCCCCTTAAGCGTGGCTGAAAAAACATGGACCGATGAAATAGAGAAGTGGGATCACCTTCAATACTTGACCACTTCCAAAATTTTAGGCAGTGAGAAGCAACGACTGGAAGCCTTGAATAAAAAAGCGGATGTCTACCTGATCAACCGGGAGAATGTAGTCTGGTTGGTGGAACACTTTGGAAGAAAATGGCCGTTTAAAACGGTGATTATAGACGAACTATCCAGCTTCAAGTCCAGTAGTTCAAAACGATTTAAGGCGTTAAGGAAAGTGCGTCCATTCATGAAACAGGTGATCGGCTTAACCGGAACCCCAAGCCCTAACAGCTTGATCGATTTATGGGCACAGATTTATTTACTGGATCAGGGGCAGCGTTTAGGGAAAACAATTACAGAATATCGCAACCGGTATTTTGTTCCAGCACAGAAAAATGGCCATGTTGTTTATAGCTGGCAATTGATCCCAGGGGCAGAAGAACAAATTTATGAGAAAATCAGCGATATTTGTATCAGCATGAAGGCGAAGGACTTTTTAAAACTTCCACCACGAACAGATAACATTGTTGAGGTTGAACTTTCGGAAGAAAGCAAGCGGAAATATAAAGAGTTGGAACGCCATTACGTTCTTGAATTGGCCGACTCCGATGTTGTGGCCAGCAATGCCGCTACATTATCCAACAAGCTGTTACAGCTATCCAATGGCTGTATATACGACGAAAACAACGAAGCCCAGGAAATACACACAGAAAAGCTGGAAGCCCTAGAACGCATCATGGAGGACGCACAGGGGCAACCCGTATTAATCTTTTATCAATACAAGCATGATCTAGCTAGAATACAGCAACGATTCAAACAGGTAAAAGTGCTTGACGTAAAAGCCGGAGATATCCAGAAATGGAATGCAGGAAAGCTTCCGATGCTTCTAGCCCACCCGCAATCAGCAGGGCACGGATTGAACTTACAACAGGGCGGCCATATCATTGTTTGGTTTGGGCTTACTTGGTCATTGGAGTATTACCAACAAGCAAATGCCAGGCTAGACCGACAAGGACAACAAGATCCAGTTATCATTCATCACTTGGTGACTAAAGGAACCATCGATGAACAGGTAATACAGGCGTTGAAGAATAAAGAAACAGGGCAAGAAGCCTTAATGGCAGCAGTGAAAGCAAAAATACAGGAGGCGAAAGCGAATGTCTAA
- a CDS encoding VRR-NUC domain-containing protein has product MILEKDVESYFKKQIEKKGAWCPKWESPGTRGVPDRLVFLPEGRITVVEMKRPKGGVVSKSQKKIAEKLRDLGHSVWHCYSKEEADWLINTFEEMGWLQ; this is encoded by the coding sequence GTGATTCTTGAGAAGGATGTGGAGAGTTACTTCAAGAAACAAATAGAAAAAAAGGGGGCATGGTGTCCGAAGTGGGAATCACCAGGAACCAGGGGCGTACCCGACAGGCTTGTATTTTTACCCGAAGGCAGAATCACAGTGGTAGAAATGAAGAGGCCGAAGGGCGGCGTAGTTAGTAAGTCGCAGAAGAAAATAGCTGAAAAGCTTAGAGATTTGGGCCATTCAGTCTGGCATTGTTACAGTAAGGAAGAAGCGGACTGGCTTATAAATACATTTGAAGAAATGGGCTGGCTGCAATGA